One genomic region from Ptychodera flava strain L36383 chromosome 14, AS_Pfla_20210202, whole genome shotgun sequence encodes:
- the LOC139150404 gene encoding carboxypeptidase B-like isoform X1, with amino-acid sequence MGYQLQHLLDFSVILCTAGIVCCHRVRFDGFQVLRLTALNYQHEPFLIDLLRSEKFEFWDYPNDVMTSPENKEELVQLLLANDVLFYVLIEDIQQLIDAQYHATSFAKPAESKFDYSRYHTYYEIDRWIQDTAAEYPQLTKVFSIGHSYEQRIMRVLKVGSSWQETKPALWIQSGIHAREWISPATNIWMTNQLLKRYGNDQEITDLLDTFDFYILLITNPDGYEFTWTNNRLWRKTRSRNYNSTCYGTDANRNWPYQWGGIGASPYPCSETYRGQHPLSEIEVANVVDFITKQGKIQDFVLIMDIHSYSQMWLNPWGHTKKHPDDYETHMDVGQLFVDAVFSSYGTEYRYGPISDLLYIASGCTVDWGYGEMNILHSYSIELRDTGNYGFLLPKDQIIPTAVETFRGMLAVWTYLKDNLL; translated from the exons GTTTCAAGTCCTTCGCCTGACTGCTCTGAATTACCAACATGAACCTTTTCTCATAGATCTCCTACGTTCGGAAAAA TTTGAATTTTGGGACTACCCGAACGATGTCATGACGTCACCAGAAAACAAAGAAGAGTTGGTACAACTGTTACTAGCCAATGATGTTCTATTTTACGTCTTGATTGAGGATATCCAGCAACTGATTGACGCACAGTATCATGCAACCTCATTCGCAAAGCCAGCAGAAAGCAAATTTGACTACTCAAGATACCACACCTATTACGAG ATTGACCGATGGATTCAAGACACTGCTGCGGAGTATCCTCAACTAACCAAGGTTTTCTCTATCGGCCATTCTTATGAACAAAGGATAATGAGGGTTTTGAAG GTGGGTAGCTCTTGGCAAGAAACAAAACCAGCCCTGTGGATACAGAGTGGTATACATGCCCGAGAGTGGATCTCTCCAGCTACCAATATCTGGATGACAAATCAG CTTCTGAAACGCTATGGAAACGATCAAGAAATAACGGACCTTCTTgacacatttgatttttatatACTACTAATTACCAATCCAGATGGCTACGAGTTTACCTGGACTAAT AATCGTTTGTGGCGGAAGACACGATCGAGGAACTATAATTCCACCTGCTACGGTACAGACGCCAATCGCAACTGGCCTTACCAATGGGGAG GTATCGGTGCAAGTCCATATCCATGTTCGGAAACGTACAGAGGTCAGCATCCGCTTTCCGAGATAGAAGTCGCGAATGTCGTTGATTTCATCACCAAACAAGGAAAGATTCAAGATTTCGTACTCATAATGGATATCCACAGCTATTCCCAGATGTGGCTCAATCCGTGGGGACACACGAAGAAACACCCAGACGATTATGAGACCCAT ATGGACGTTGGACAGCTATTCGTGGATGCCGTGTTCAGTAGTTACGGTACAGAATATCGATATGGTCCCATTTCGGATCTTCTCT ATATCGCGTCAGGATGTACTGTTGACTGGGGTTACGGTGAAATGAACATACTTCACTCATATTCCatagaattaagagatacaggcAATTATGGATTCCTACTTCCAAAAGATCAGATCATCCCGACGGCCGTGGAAACATTTCGGGGAATGCTTGCAGTATGGACATATTTGAAAGATAATTTGCTATAA
- the LOC139150404 gene encoding carboxypeptidase A4-like isoform X2 — protein sequence MGYQLQHLLDFSVILCTAGIVCCHRVRFDGFQVLRLTALNYQHEPFLIDLLRSEKFEFWDYPNDVMTSPENKEELVQLLLANDVLFYVLIEDIQQLIDAQYHATSFAKPAESKFDYSRYHTYYEIDRWIQDTAAEYPQLTKVFSIGHSYEQRIMRVLKVGSSWQETKPALWIQSGIHAREWISPATNIWMTNQLLKRYGNDQEITDLLDTFDFYILLITNPDGYEFTWTNNRLWRKTRSRNYNSTCYGTDANRNWPYQWGGIGASPYPCSETYRGQHPLSEIEVANVVDFITKQGKIQDFVLIMDIHSYSQMWLNPWGHTKKHPDDYETHISRQDVLLTGVTVK from the exons GTTTCAAGTCCTTCGCCTGACTGCTCTGAATTACCAACATGAACCTTTTCTCATAGATCTCCTACGTTCGGAAAAA TTTGAATTTTGGGACTACCCGAACGATGTCATGACGTCACCAGAAAACAAAGAAGAGTTGGTACAACTGTTACTAGCCAATGATGTTCTATTTTACGTCTTGATTGAGGATATCCAGCAACTGATTGACGCACAGTATCATGCAACCTCATTCGCAAAGCCAGCAGAAAGCAAATTTGACTACTCAAGATACCACACCTATTACGAG ATTGACCGATGGATTCAAGACACTGCTGCGGAGTATCCTCAACTAACCAAGGTTTTCTCTATCGGCCATTCTTATGAACAAAGGATAATGAGGGTTTTGAAG GTGGGTAGCTCTTGGCAAGAAACAAAACCAGCCCTGTGGATACAGAGTGGTATACATGCCCGAGAGTGGATCTCTCCAGCTACCAATATCTGGATGACAAATCAG CTTCTGAAACGCTATGGAAACGATCAAGAAATAACGGACCTTCTTgacacatttgatttttatatACTACTAATTACCAATCCAGATGGCTACGAGTTTACCTGGACTAAT AATCGTTTGTGGCGGAAGACACGATCGAGGAACTATAATTCCACCTGCTACGGTACAGACGCCAATCGCAACTGGCCTTACCAATGGGGAG GTATCGGTGCAAGTCCATATCCATGTTCGGAAACGTACAGAGGTCAGCATCCGCTTTCCGAGATAGAAGTCGCGAATGTCGTTGATTTCATCACCAAACAAGGAAAGATTCAAGATTTCGTACTCATAATGGATATCCACAGCTATTCCCAGATGTGGCTCAATCCGTGGGGACACACGAAGAAACACCCAGACGATTATGAGACCCAT ATATCGCGTCAGGATGTACTGTTGACTGGGGTTACGGTGAAATGA